A region from the Malus domestica chromosome 07, GDT2T_hap1 genome encodes:
- the LOC103439632 gene encoding LOW QUALITY PROTEIN: conserved oligomeric Golgi complex subunit 7 (The sequence of the model RefSeq protein was modified relative to this genomic sequence to represent the inferred CDS: deleted 2 bases in 1 codon; substituted 2 bases at 2 genomic stop codons) yields the protein MMLDLGPFSDRNFDPRKWVNSACQTRHTQDSVDKHTVDLEMKLQMVXEEIAASLEEQSASALLRVPRATRDVVRIRDDAVSSILDKFKKAEGSSAESMAALAKVDIVKQRMEAAYETLQDAAGLTQLSATVEDVFASGDLPLAAETLANMRHCLSAVGEVAEFANLRKQLEVLEDRLDSMVQPRLTDAISNRKVTFITFFLINCSLSIRFRRHFLVTLDILSGDMPKGIKIQTKHLEALIELHSMTQTFARNIXHLFSESDLRVLMDTLKAVYLPYESFKQGYGHMERAILSAEIAGVDLRGAVTRGVGAQGIELSEAVRRMEELIPQVIVLLEAAVERCISFTGGSEADELIVAIDDIMLQYISTLQETLKSLRVVCGVDHGGDTVGSKKEIGLDKDIQSARKVDSISNEEWSIVQGALQILTVADCLTSRSSVFEASLRATLARLSTTLSVSVFGSSVDQNPSHLASDDGNGFPSLGGRAALDVAAVWLIDVPEKARKLFNLLSQSKDPRFHALPLASQRVAAFADTVNELVYDVLISKVRQCFSDVSRLPIWSSVEEQSAYNLPTFSAYPQAYVTSIGEYILTLPQQLEPLTEGVSNSDTNNDEAQIFATEWMFKVAEGPPLFTRSNCEGFSISRIVQRSSYLLT from the exons ATGATGCTGGATTTGGGTCCGTTCTCGGACCGGAACTTCGACCCGAGGAAGTGGGTGAACTCGGCGTGTCAGACCCGGCACACGCAGGATTCGGTGGACAAGCACACGGTGGATCTCGAGATGAAGCTCCAGATGGTCTAGGAGGAGATCGCAGCTTCGCTCGAGGAGCAGAGCGCCTCCGCCCTCCTCCGCGTCCCGCGTGCCACACGTGATGTCGTCCGCATCCGCGACGACGCCGTATCCTCCATTCTCGACAAGTTCAAGAAG GCAGAGGGATCCTCAGCTGAATCCATGGCGGCGCTTGCAAAAGTCGATATTGTGAAGCAGAGAATGGAAGCTGCATACGAGACATTGCAGGATGCTGCTGGGTTAACTCAGCTGAGTGCGACGGTGGAGGATGTTTTTGCAAGCGGTGATCTGCCTCTTGCGGCTGAAACTTTAGCCAACATGAGGCATTGCTTGTCTGCTGTTGGGGAG GTTGCTGAATTTGCTAATCTGAGGAAGCAACTTGAGGTCTTAGAGGATAGGCTTGATTCAATGGTGCAACCACGGCTAACTGATGCAATATCCAATCGCAAGGTCACATTT ATAACTTTTTTCTTGATCAATTGCTCCCTTTCTATTAGATTCCGACGACACTTTTTGGTGACATTAGATATTCTTTCTGGTGACATGCCAAAGGGTATCAAGATCCAGACGAAGCATCTGGAGGCTTTGATTGAGTTACATAGTATGACCCAGACCTTTGCAAGGAACATTTAGCATTTGTTTTCGGAATCTGATCTACGTGTTTTAATGGATACGCTAAAGGCAGTCTATCTTCCATATGAATCATTTAAACAAGG GTATGGACATATGGAGCGTGCTATACTTTCTGCCGAGATTGCTGGAGTGGATCTAAGAGGAGCTGTTACTCGTGGTGTGGGAGCTCAAGGAATTGAGCTTAGTGAAGCAGTTCGCAGAATGGAGGAATTGATTCCCCAAGTTATTGTACTTCTTGAAGCAGCTGTTGAAAGATGCATCAGCTTCACTGGAGGTTCTGAGGCAGATGAGTTAATTGTAGCAATTGATGACATAATGCTACAGTATATTTCTACCTTGCAAGAAACCTTGAAATCGTTAAGAGTTGTCTGTGGAGTGGATCATGGTGGTGACACTGTTGGTTCAAAGAAGGAGATTGGGTTGGATAAGGACATCCAAAGCGCGCGAAAGGTTGATTCGATTTCAAATGAGGAGTGGTCCATCGTGCAAGGTGCTTTACAAATTCTCACGGTTGCAGATTGTCTAACTAGCAGGTCCTCTGTGTTTGAAGCTTCCTTGAGAGCTACTCTTGCGAGATTGAGCACTACGCTCTCAGTTTCCGTGTTTGGTTCAAGTGTGGACCAAAACCCATCTCATCTCGCTAGTGATGATGGAAATGGTTTCCCATCTTTGGGTGGAAGGGCTGCCCTGGATGTGGCGGCTGTGTGGCTCATAGATGTTCCTGAGAAGGCTCGAAAACTCTTTAACCTTTTAAGTCAG TCTAAAGATCCTCGGTTTCATGCACTTCCCCTCGCATCTCAGAGAGTTGCAGCATTTGCTGACACAGTTAATGAACTTGTATACGATGTTCTCATCTCTAAAGTACGGCAATGCTTCAGCGATGTTTCTCGATTACCAATATGGTCCTCGGTCGAAGAACAAAGTGCCTATAATCTCCCAACCTTCAGCGCATATCCTCAGGCCTATGTGACTAGCATCGGTGAATATATTCTTACTTTACCTCAGCAGTTAGAGCCACTTACGGAGGGCGTTTCAAACAGCGACACCAACAATGACGAAGCCCAGATTTTTGCAACAGAATGGATGTTCAAG GTTGCGGAGGGGCCACCGCTCTTTACACGGAGCAACTGCGAGGGATTCAGTATATCACGGATCGTGCAGCGCAGCAGCTATCTGTTGACATAG
- the LOC103439629 gene encoding 23.6 kDa heat shock protein, mitochondrial-like — translation MASSLALRRLLSANRFPKSFAISTIRPLAITRSPASKLFNTNALRSSDDDNNESDLNFDRRSGRHFSRRGDDFFSDVFVPFSPRPNLSHVLNLMDQISENPILSATRGVGEAGLRLGWGTRETEDALHLRFDMPGLGKEDVKISVEHNNILSIKGEGGKEDNVGEEEAPPRRYNTGIGLPEKMFKTDSIKAEMKNGVLKVVVPKLKEEEKADVFHVKVE, via the coding sequence ATGGCTTCCTCACTTGCCCTCCGCCGCCTCCTCTCCGCGAACCGCTTCCCCAAGTCCTTCGCCATCTCCACTATCCGCCCACTCGCCATTACCCGCTCCCCCGCTTCCAAGCTCTTCAACACCAACGCTCTCCGCAGCTCCGACGATGACAACAATGAAAGCGACCTCAACTTCGACCGCCGCTCCGGCCGCCATTTCTCTCGTCGAGGCGACGATTTCTTCTCAGATGTGTTCGTCCCGTTCTCGCCGAGGCCCAACCTGAGCCACGTGCTGAACCTGATGGACCAGATCTCGGAGAATCCCATCCTCTCGGCGACACGTGGCGTCGGGGAGGCGGGGCTTCGCCTAGGCTGGGGTACGCGGGAGACGGAGGACGCTCTGCATCTCCGATTCGACATGCCTGGGCTCGGGAAGGAGGACGTGAAGATCTCGGTGGAGCACAACAACATCCTGAGCATCAAGGGAGAAGGCGGGAAGGAAGACAACGTCGGAGAGGAAGAGGCGCCGCCGCGGAGGTACAACACCGGGATCGGGCTGCCGGAGAAGATGTTCAAGACCGACAGCATCAAGGCGGAGATGAAGAACGGCGTGCTGAAGGTGGTTGTTCCGAAGTTGAAGGAAGAGGAGAAGGCCGACGTCTTCCACGTGAAGGTCGAGTAG